A part of Amyelois transitella isolate CPQ chromosome 12, ilAmyTran1.1, whole genome shotgun sequence genomic DNA contains:
- the LOC106142401 gene encoding prostaglandin reductase 1-like, with the protein MVVAQKYVVKKYFQGEPKISDYEIVKETLPPLKDGEILIKAEWISIDPYQRAYNSTLPLPYDQFSFQVGVVQESKDPNHPVGSRVVTHQGWCDYSIINMSEPILGKEHRKYALPDLQGLSPSLALGAVGMPGATAYLSFLEIGKPKPGDVVAITGAAGAVGSLVGQIAKIKGCKVIGFAGSDRKVEWLKKDLGFDSAYNYKTVNIANALREAAPDGVDIYFDNVGGEISSTIMYHMKTGGRVVIVGSISSYFAPPDALPKVTLVQPAILFKSLKLEGFLIWDWYDSWHGAFVELVKLIKSGKLKTPEHITEGYDKVFDAFIGMLNGENIGKAIVKV; encoded by the coding sequence ATGGTGGTCGCTCAAAAATACGTGGTCAAGAAATACTTTCAAGGTGAGCCGAAGATCAGTGACTATGAGATCGTGAAGGAGACACTTCCTCCTCTGAAAGACGGTGAGATCCTAATCAAGGCCGAATGGATCAGCATCGACCCCTATCAACGTGCCTACAACTCTACTCTTCCTCTTCCGTACGACCAATTCAGCTTTCAAGTCGGAGTCGTCCAAGAATCTAAGGATCCGAATCACCCTGTTGGGTCACGAGTGGTCACGCACCAAGGATGGTGTGACTacagtataataaatatgagcGAGcccatccttgggaaagaacACAGAAAGTATGCGCTCCCAGATTTACAAGGGCTGTCGCCTTCCTTAGCTCTGGGAGCCGTAGGCATGCCGGGCGCCACGGCATATCTTTCTTTCTTGGAAATTGGCAAACCCAAACCTGGAGACGTCGTTGCTATAACCGGAGCCGCAGGAGCGGTGGGATCTCTAGTCGGACAAATTGCCAAAATCAAAGGCTGCAAAGTGATAGGATTTGCTGGATCCGACCGCAAAGTGGAGTGGCTAAAGAAAGACCTAGGATTTGACAGtgcttataattataaaaccgTCAATATTGCAAATGCTCTTCGTGAAGCGGCACCAGATGGTGTTGACATATATTTCGACAACGTCGGTGGTGAAATTAGTAGCACGATTATGTACCACATGAAGACTGGTGGAAGGGTGGTGATCGTTGGAAGTATAAGTTCTTATTTTGCCCCGCCTGATGCGTTACCGAAAGTAACACTGGTGCAACCTGCCATTTTGTTCAAGTCGCTGAAATTAGAAGGATTTTTAATCTGGGACTGGTATGATAGTTGGCACGGGGCGTTTGTGGAGCTGGTCAAGTTAATAAAGAGCGGAAAGCTGAAGACACCAGAACACATTACAGAGGGATATGACAAGGTATTCGACGCTTTTATCGGAATGCTTAATGGAGAGAATATTGGAAAAGCTATTGTTAaagtataa